In bacterium, the DNA window CTGAATGGTATTGGGCTATCTTCTTCGATTAAAGAACGTATTTTTAGAAAAAATGCTGAGGAAATGTTGAAATTATAGGAGATATGGCAGTAAGTCCTAGTTTTTCGTTTTCTCTACTTCACAAATCATTGCACCTTTTGCAAGCTTGACTTCTACCTTATCATGAGGTTTTACCCGACGAGTATCAGTAATTAATGTTCTCTGAGGTAATTTCAGTGTATAGCTGTATCCTCTTGAAAGGGTTGCAAGAGGGCTAAGCATATTCAGCTTCCCTGAAAGATTGCTCGTCCTCTGTATAGCAAGCTCCAATATATGAGAACATGTTCTTTCCATCCTTTCGGAAAAATCGTCAATCTCCTGCTTATATTGGAATAACCTTTCCTCCGGATGTCTTAAGGCATAGGAAGACAATAAACTGAAAAGTTTCTCCTTCTTTAAACTTAGGTTATTTGTAAGTGCTGCAGTAATCCTTGTTTGAAAATCTCCGATTTTTTGAGTGATTTGCTCCATCTCTCCAACAACAAGTTCAGCTGCTGCGGATGGAGTTGGTGCGCGCAGATCTGCAACAAAGTCACTTATTACAAAATCTATCTCATGACCAACTGCGGAAATAACAGGGACCTTTGAATTATATATTGCTCTTGCAACAATCTCCTCATTAAATGCCCACAGATCCTCCATAGACCCGCCGCCTCTTCCAACAATCAGAACATCCATGTCCCCCATCTCATTGAACTCATCTATTGCTTCAGCTATTTCTCCCCCAGCCCCTTCTCCCTGAACCTTGACAGGGTTAATAAGAATTTCTACCTGACGGAAACGTCTGTTAATAACATTAAGAATGTCTCTGATGGCGGCGCCTGTCGGAGAGGTTACAATCCCAATCCTTCTTGGGAACAAAGGGATTGGCTTTTTA includes these proteins:
- the xseA gene encoding exodeoxyribonuclease VII large subunit; this translates as MLPYDYESQSRHIFTVSELTSKIKNLLEESFPSVWVEGEISNCRMPSSGHIYFTLKDEQSQLNAVFFRGANQKTKFKIEDGLKVLALGNISVYQRRGDYQLIVGLLQPRGIGEFQLAFEQLKRKLQKEGLFAPEHKKPIPLFPRRIGIVTSPTGAAIRDILNVINRRFRQVEILINPVKVQGEGAGGEIAEAIDEFNEMGDMDVLIVGRGGGSMEDLWAFNEEIVARAIYNSKVPVISAVGHEIDFVISDFVADLRAPTPSAAAELVVGEMEQITQKIGDFQTRITAALTNNLSLKKEKLFSLLSSYALRHPEERLFQYKQEIDDFSERMERTCSHILELAIQRTSNLSGKLNMLSPLATLSRGYSYTLKLPQRTLITDTRRVKPHDKVEVKLAKGAMICEVEKTKN